The Edaphobacter sp. 12200R-103 genome contains a region encoding:
- a CDS encoding O-antigen ligase family protein: MGLFLTLLYILTAYLGPETLWGSLYEFHIEIIIAFLALVASLPRIQESKLLSMPQTYALTGMCFAVFCSMVMTGWLGSILPALLGFIPNTFAFFLVVVNFRTKRHLQFLALTLFVVCAFTIARGYMALRAGDFANPYLMPQGTEGGYIYRLRGMAFINDPNDFAQVMVSLIPCMFFLWKKGSLPRNVLFVLLPVGWLVFGMYLTHSRGGIVALMAVMLFASRRKIGTIPAAMIAGGFFVLTSVVGWSGGRDVSMEAGAGRMEAWAVGIDLLKSHPLFGVGFSRFGEYFFITAHNTVVVCAAELGMFGLFWWVAFIVPTLRDAILSSQEKKENVSEDDAFSFAHATGIRRDIPTMPLARQEASLSVANDMGSIATLEAPKRNAAAIPLYLADDTEEQTPSVDEIRRLAQLMLVSLIGYFVAGWFLSRAYVMTLFIYGGMVQVIYHMALRQNIVSVRMPSFKVAQYSAICSVGLIFIVYLMLRFQHLAGVR; the protein is encoded by the coding sequence ATGGGACTTTTCCTCACGCTACTTTACATTCTGACGGCGTATCTCGGTCCCGAGACCCTTTGGGGCTCTCTTTACGAGTTTCACATCGAGATCATTATCGCGTTCCTCGCCCTGGTTGCGTCCCTTCCGCGCATCCAGGAGTCGAAGCTCCTCAGCATGCCGCAGACCTACGCGCTGACGGGCATGTGTTTCGCGGTCTTCTGTTCCATGGTGATGACCGGATGGCTGGGATCCATTCTTCCAGCCCTGCTCGGTTTTATCCCGAATACGTTCGCGTTCTTCCTTGTGGTCGTCAACTTCCGGACGAAGAGACATCTGCAGTTCCTGGCGCTTACGCTCTTTGTCGTCTGTGCGTTCACCATTGCCAGGGGCTATATGGCACTGCGGGCGGGCGATTTCGCCAATCCATACCTGATGCCACAGGGCACAGAGGGCGGGTACATCTATCGCCTGCGCGGTATGGCGTTTATCAACGATCCAAATGACTTTGCCCAGGTCATGGTGAGCCTGATTCCCTGCATGTTCTTTTTGTGGAAGAAAGGGAGTCTCCCCCGGAACGTTCTCTTCGTTCTGCTTCCAGTGGGATGGCTCGTCTTCGGCATGTACCTGACGCATTCGCGTGGCGGAATCGTCGCTCTCATGGCTGTCATGCTGTTTGCCTCACGGCGCAAGATCGGCACGATTCCTGCCGCGATGATCGCCGGCGGTTTTTTTGTGCTTACCTCCGTTGTGGGATGGTCGGGTGGGCGAGATGTCTCCATGGAAGCCGGAGCCGGGCGCATGGAGGCCTGGGCTGTCGGAATCGACCTCCTGAAGAGTCATCCCCTCTTTGGAGTAGGGTTCAGCCGGTTCGGAGAATACTTCTTCATCACGGCGCATAATACCGTTGTTGTATGCGCTGCAGAACTGGGAATGTTCGGGCTCTTCTGGTGGGTGGCGTTTATTGTTCCTACCCTCCGTGATGCCATCCTCTCTTCACAGGAGAAGAAAGAGAATGTCTCCGAGGACGATGCCTTCTCTTTCGCCCACGCGACGGGTATTCGGCGCGATATCCCAACCATGCCATTGGCGCGGCAAGAAGCAAGTTTATCCGTAGCCAACGATATGGGATCGATAGCCACACTGGAAGCACCCAAGAGGAACGCGGCAGCGATTCCTCTGTATCTGGCTGATGATACAGAGGAGCAAACTCCTTCCGTGGATGAGATTCGTCGGTTGGCACAGCTCATGCTGGTGTCGCTCATCGGCTATTTCGTCGCAGGATGGTTCCTCTCCCGCGCCTACGTTATGACTTTGTTCATCTATGGCGGAATGGTCCAGGTGATTTATCACATGGCACTCCGTCAAAATATAGTTTCGGTCCGCATGCCGTCCTTTAAGGTGGCGCAATACTCCGCCATTTGCTCGGTAGGACTCATCTTTATTGTTTACCTGATGCTGCGCTTCCAGCACCTGGCAGGCGTCCGCTAA